The Allorhodopirellula heiligendammensis genome includes a window with the following:
- a CDS encoding FAD-dependent oxidoreductase yields the protein MSIHRNLLQFFSTLLLPLAMAGLGVAAAVAPTSAFADGKSAAGVLVEAESLNTAGGWKLDTQFIREMGSPYLLAHGLGKPVADASGSVQVPTPGEYHVYVRTKDWVARWGAPGTPGRFQLLIDGVPLETTFGTEGADWHWQDGGTVEIPEKTVELTLRDLSGFDGRCDAIYLTQSNEAPPNDDTILPGWRRELLGIDEEVATQDGYDLVVIGGGYSGLGAAIAAARAGCQVALIQDRGVLGGNGSSEVRVWAKGEIRRGKYPRIGEIVEEISDDAKKSPGTYEEFEDEKKEAIVRAEPNIDLFLNHHAYQVEMDENYIQSVEAFDTQTSRRLRFVAPLFADCTGHATIGFLAGADFDMSPDGRMGMSNMWAWDEMDEEVVFPETPWALDLEMQDFPYPRDHHAQWFWESGFDQDAIGDAEGIRDWNLRASYGAFNAMKNRGGAAEHKHATMTWLAYIGGPRESRRLLGDVILEHDDIIQKKQFVDGTVPSTWSVDLHYPKKQYAEKFPDNPFISIAVHGSGVDRAVGYPIPYRCFYSRNIPNLFMAGRCISVTHEALGTTRVMKTCGMMGEVVGKAASLCRLHKCLPRDIYYNYWPELDAMLKLPGKAHRESVDAEFVIPDDAMELAKPPVSKQASDPSKGIDPKTFSGVIVDDSAAKRTGSWTAGTGLAKFVGERYLYSSSPDAKIRFDFVTPPSGKQEILLAYQAHENRGKRVAVTLQLGNDSLQQTIDMTVEPPIDGLFVSLGTIDVSQAVRGSVTLSAKDAGGHVHADAIRVKPVDK from the coding sequence ATGTCGATACACCGAAACCTCTTGCAGTTCTTTTCTACGCTTCTGCTCCCCCTGGCGATGGCCGGTCTGGGGGTGGCGGCTGCGGTTGCGCCGACATCAGCGTTCGCTGATGGAAAATCCGCCGCTGGCGTGCTCGTTGAGGCCGAGTCACTGAACACCGCCGGTGGTTGGAAGCTTGACACGCAGTTCATTCGCGAAATGGGGTCTCCCTATCTGTTGGCTCACGGGCTCGGTAAGCCTGTAGCGGACGCGTCTGGATCCGTTCAAGTACCCACGCCAGGCGAATATCACGTGTATGTGCGTACGAAGGACTGGGTCGCCCGGTGGGGAGCCCCCGGAACCCCGGGGCGGTTCCAATTGCTCATCGACGGTGTGCCCCTGGAGACCACATTCGGCACCGAGGGCGCTGATTGGCACTGGCAGGACGGTGGCACTGTCGAGATCCCTGAGAAGACAGTGGAGCTCACGCTGCGCGACTTGTCCGGGTTCGATGGTCGATGTGATGCGATCTACCTCACCCAGTCGAATGAGGCACCGCCCAACGACGACACGATCCTGCCAGGGTGGCGCCGCGAGTTACTCGGAATCGACGAAGAAGTGGCCACCCAAGATGGTTACGACCTCGTCGTCATCGGCGGTGGCTATTCCGGTCTCGGTGCTGCGATCGCCGCCGCCCGCGCCGGTTGTCAGGTCGCGCTGATCCAGGATCGGGGCGTGCTCGGCGGCAATGGCTCGAGTGAAGTTCGGGTATGGGCCAAGGGCGAGATCCGGCGTGGCAAGTATCCCCGGATTGGGGAAATAGTCGAAGAAATCTCCGACGACGCGAAGAAGTCACCTGGCACCTACGAAGAATTCGAGGATGAAAAGAAGGAGGCCATCGTCCGCGCCGAGCCGAACATTGATCTGTTTTTAAACCATCATGCGTATCAGGTCGAAATGGATGAGAACTACATCCAGAGCGTCGAGGCGTTTGACACACAAACCAGCCGGCGACTGAGGTTCGTGGCGCCCTTGTTCGCTGACTGCACCGGACATGCCACGATCGGATTTTTAGCGGGCGCTGACTTTGACATGTCACCCGATGGCCGGATGGGCATGAGTAACATGTGGGCGTGGGACGAGATGGACGAAGAGGTCGTTTTTCCCGAGACACCCTGGGCTCTCGATTTGGAGATGCAAGACTTCCCTTACCCACGGGACCACCACGCTCAGTGGTTCTGGGAGTCCGGGTTCGATCAAGATGCTATCGGCGATGCCGAAGGCATTCGCGACTGGAATCTGAGAGCGTCCTACGGTGCCTTCAACGCCATGAAGAACCGCGGTGGAGCGGCCGAGCACAAGCATGCGACGATGACGTGGCTAGCCTACATCGGCGGGCCGCGCGAGTCTCGTCGATTGCTCGGGGATGTAATTTTGGAGCACGACGATATCATCCAAAAGAAGCAGTTCGTCGACGGTACCGTGCCGAGTACCTGGTCCGTCGATCTGCACTACCCCAAAAAACAGTACGCCGAGAAGTTTCCTGACAACCCGTTTATTTCAATCGCCGTCCACGGCTCGGGTGTCGATCGCGCGGTGGGCTATCCCATCCCATACCGTTGTTTTTACTCGCGAAATATTCCCAACCTGTTCATGGCGGGGCGGTGTATCAGCGTGACCCACGAAGCGTTGGGGACGACTCGGGTGATGAAGACGTGCGGGATGATGGGCGAAGTCGTTGGGAAAGCGGCTTCGCTATGCCGACTGCACAAGTGCCTGCCGCGTGATATCTATTACAACTATTGGCCAGAGCTCGATGCAATGCTGAAACTACCCGGCAAAGCTCATCGTGAGAGCGTCGATGCGGAATTCGTGATTCCTGACGATGCCATGGAACTGGCCAAACCCCCGGTATCGAAACAGGCCAGTGACCCTTCCAAAGGAATCGATCCAAAGACGTTCAGTGGAGTTATCGTTGACGATTCCGCTGCCAAACGCACCGGTAGCTGGACTGCGGGCACTGGCTTGGCGAAGTTCGTCGGTGAACGCTACCTCTACAGCAGCAGCCCGGACGCTAAGATTCGGTTTGATTTCGTTACGCCTCCGTCGGGAAAGCAAGAGATTCTCTTGGCCTATCAAGCACATGAAAATCGTGGCAAGCGAGTTGCCGTCACTCTGCAATTGGGAAATGATTCGCTGCAGCAGACGATTGACATGACCGTCGAACCACCTATCGATGGACTCTTTGTGTCACTCGGGACCATAGATGTTAGTCAGGCAGTGCGTGGTTCGGTCACCCTGTCGGCTAAGGATGCTGGGGGGCACGTCCATGCTGATGCGATCCGAGTGAAGCCAGTCGACAAATAA
- a CDS encoding FMN-binding protein: MRLSDSARRILVHAVRVGLFATIILLVHSRFAVGTSHTARDPAIGIDDVARIMPDAAALGDVNEDGSRAVLNSDDGPLGYVLQTSPISDHIIGFSGPTNMLVAFGPDDSIVGVSILRSGDTREHLDEVRESPGFLSSFDGKSRSEVAGTVQVDAVSGATLTSLAISESIIHRLGGAKTSLRFPEPAEISELQSLFPDADHLQSGDRSDLTAVYAADQLAGYVLRSSPAADNIVGYQGPTDTFIGLNLDKHVNGFVVGQSYDNEPYVGYVREDDYFRRTFNELSLDELASADLQAMQVEGVSGATMTSLAVAEGIVAAAQTQLKSAQNARSPEQSSWLSIHDLGTGLVIVAAIIIGFTRLRANKRLRIAFQLILIVYLGWTVGNLLSQAMIAGWAKHGLPWRNAAGLVMLSIAAFACPIFTKRNLYCSHLCPHGAVQQLVKRRIGYQVSLNRTLTKLWKLIPGLLLLWCLVVVLAGLSFSLVDIEPFDAYLFPIAGWATIVVAIVGIVASLFIPMAYCRFGCPTGLLLEYLRYNAKSDRWTIRDWIATGYLALAVAICFL; this comes from the coding sequence ATGCGTCTGTCTGATTCGGCTCGTCGCATTCTGGTCCACGCAGTCCGTGTGGGCCTATTCGCGACGATCATCCTGCTCGTGCACTCGCGTTTCGCGGTCGGCACGAGCCATACCGCCCGCGATCCGGCTATCGGGATCGATGATGTCGCGCGCATCATGCCTGACGCCGCAGCGCTCGGCGACGTCAATGAGGACGGCTCACGCGCTGTGCTCAACTCCGACGATGGGCCGCTTGGCTACGTCTTGCAGACGTCCCCCATTAGCGATCATATCATTGGCTTCTCGGGGCCCACGAATATGCTCGTGGCGTTCGGACCTGACGATTCCATTGTCGGTGTCAGTATCCTTCGCAGTGGGGATACTCGCGAGCATCTAGACGAAGTGCGTGAGAGTCCCGGATTCCTATCATCGTTTGATGGCAAATCACGTAGCGAGGTTGCCGGCACCGTTCAGGTTGACGCGGTCTCCGGAGCCACTCTCACCAGTTTGGCAATCAGTGAATCCATCATTCACCGTTTGGGCGGAGCCAAAACGTCCTTGCGTTTTCCCGAGCCAGCAGAGATATCAGAACTTCAGTCTCTGTTTCCGGATGCTGATCACCTGCAATCCGGCGACCGATCAGATCTCACAGCAGTTTACGCCGCTGATCAGCTCGCTGGGTACGTCCTCCGCAGTTCGCCAGCGGCAGATAATATCGTCGGATATCAAGGCCCCACCGACACTTTTATCGGATTGAATTTAGACAAACATGTCAATGGATTCGTGGTCGGACAATCGTACGATAATGAACCCTATGTGGGTTACGTGCGCGAGGATGACTATTTCCGCAGGACGTTCAACGAACTCTCGCTGGACGAACTTGCGTCTGCCGACCTACAAGCAATGCAGGTCGAAGGTGTGTCGGGCGCGACCATGACGAGTCTTGCGGTCGCCGAGGGCATTGTTGCCGCGGCGCAAACACAGCTTAAGTCCGCGCAGAACGCACGTTCCCCAGAGCAGTCGAGTTGGCTGAGTATTCATGATTTGGGTACCGGTCTGGTGATTGTCGCGGCGATCATCATTGGATTCACGCGTCTTCGTGCGAACAAGCGTCTGCGGATTGCCTTTCAACTCATCCTCATTGTTTACCTTGGATGGACAGTCGGGAATTTGCTCTCGCAAGCCATGATCGCAGGCTGGGCCAAACACGGGTTGCCGTGGCGAAATGCAGCGGGACTGGTCATGCTATCGATTGCGGCGTTCGCCTGTCCGATCTTCACCAAACGTAATCTCTACTGCTCCCATCTGTGTCCGCACGGAGCCGTCCAGCAGCTCGTCAAGCGACGGATCGGCTATCAGGTTTCGCTGAATCGGACCCTGACGAAACTATGGAAGCTGATTCCGGGATTGCTATTGCTGTGGTGTCTCGTCGTCGTGTTGGCGGGACTCTCATTCAGCTTGGTCGACATTGAGCCCTTTGATGCGTATCTATTTCCAATTGCAGGATGGGCCACCATCGTCGTTGCGATTGTGGGGATCGTGGCATCGCTGTTCATACCGATGGCCTATTGTCGGTTCGGATGCCCGACGGGGTTGCTGCTAGAATACCTCCGCTACAATGCCAAAAGCGATCGCTGGACGATCCGAGATTGGATCGCCACGGGATACTTGGCGTTAGCGGTCGCGATCTGTTTTTTGTAA